The window CCGCTTGCCCCAGCTTCGTGCAAAATGTTTGAAATAGGTTCAATTGCTTCGTTTGTTGTATGGATACTGATTTCCGACCATTTCATGTTTTGCTTTGCTCCGTTTCTTATTAATCGCGTTTAATTGCCCTTTTCACCTTATCAAACAACGATTCGTGTTGTTCATCTGGAATGGAACCGCCAATCTCCGCAAATTCACGCAATAATTGTTTTTGTTTTTCGGTGAGCTTCGTTGGCGTTACGACTTTCACAATGATATGCTGGTCTCCGACTCCATAGCCGTGCACATTCGGAGCCCCTTTTCCGCGCAGGCGGAATTTTGTTCCTGTTTGTGTGCCGGCAGGAATTTTCAATTTCACCTTGCCATGAAGGGTAGGGACTTCTATCTCGTCTCCCAATGCCGCTTGGGCAAAGGTAAGTGGCATTTCACAATAAATATCGTCTCCGTCCCGCTCGAAAAACTCATGAGGCTTTACATGGAATACAATGTACAAATCTCCAGGAGGACCCCCGTTAACCCCAGGTTCTCCTTGACCGGCCACACGCAGTTGTTGTCCATCGTCGATTCCAGCCGGTATTTTAATATGAATGCGACGTCTTTTTCTCACTTTACCGGTTCCGCCGCAAGTCGAACATTTTTCTCGAATGATTTGACCAGTGCCATCACAATGCGTACATACCCGTCGGTTGACAATGCGTCCAAATGGCGTATTTTGCTCCGTGCTGATTTGCCCGGTTCCGTGGCAATGTGGACAAGTTTCCGGTTTCGTTCCCGGCTTTGCTCCGGAACCGCCGCAAGTATCGCATGTTTCTTCCTTTGGAATTTGAATATCGGTTTCTTTTCCAAAAACGGCCTCTTCAAACGAAATGCTCATGGAATATTGCAGATCGGCTCCTGCTCTTGGAGCATTCGGATTTCTTCTTCTTGAACCGCCCCCGCCAAAAAATGTATTGAAAATGTCTTCAAAGCCGCCAAAACCATCAAAACCGCTGAATCCTCCGCCAAAGCCTTGATTTTGACTTGGATCCTCATGTCCAAATTGGTCATAGCGGGCGCGTTTTTGATCATCGCTTAAAACTTCATATGCCTCTTTCACTTCTTTAAACTTTTCTTCGGCGCCAGGTTCTTTATTGATATCCGGGTGGTATTTCTTTGAAAGTTTTCGATATGCTCTTTTAATTTCATCTTTTGAAGCGTTTTTACTCACGCCTAAAACTTCATAATAATCTCTTTTACTCATACCTAGAACACTCCCGCATCTCACATAAAGAATATTTTATCATTGAATCCAGCCGTTATGCAATGAAATCGTTAGCTGCGGTGAAAGGAAATGTTTGATGCCAATGAAGAAAAAAGCCAAAGCCATGAAGAACACCTGACTTTGACTTTTTTCTTTTCCTCAAACGGCCATTATTTCTTGTCGTCGTTCATTTCTTCGAATTCCGCATCCACTACATTGTCATCTTTTTTCTTGCTGTCATTTCCTTGTTGAGATTGTGCTTGTTGGGCTGCATTTTCATAAAGTTTGATGGAGAGGTTTTGAACGATTTCTTGAAGAGCCTCTTTCTTTTGGCGAATTTCTTCCAAATTATTTTTTTCAATGGCGGCTTTCAAGGCATCTCTAGCTTCTTCCGCTTTTTTCACTTCGCCGGCATCCACTTTTCCTTCCAGCTCTTTCAAAGTCTTGTCAACCGTAAAGACGAGCTGGTCAGCTTCGTTGCGAAGTTCTGCTTCTTCTTTGCGTTTTCTATCAGCTTCCGCATTTTCCTCTGCTTCTTTGACCATGCGTTGAATTTCTTCTTCGGACAATCCAGAGGACGATTTAATCGTAATTTTTTGCTCTTTTCCAGTTCCTAAATCTTTCGCACTAACGTTAACGATTCCGTTTTTGTCGATATCGAAAGTCACTTCAATTTGCGGTACTCCTCTTGGAGCAGGTGGAATATCCGTTAATTGGAAGCGGCCAAGTGTTTTGTTATCCGCAGCCATCGGGCGTTCTCCTTGAAGAACGTGAATATCCACAGCCGTTTGGTTATCAGCTGCAGTGGAGAAAATTTGCGACTTCGATGTCGGAATCGTGGTATTGCGTTCGATCAATTTCGTGAACACGCCGCCCATCGTTTCAATTCCGAGTGAAAGCGGAGTAACGTCCAGCAATACAACGTCTCTCACATCGCCTGTCAAAACTCCTCCTTGAATAGCAGCACCCATGGCCACTACTTCATCCGGATTGACCCCTTTATGCGGTTCTTTTCCAATTTCTTTGCGAATGGCTTCTTGAACCGCCGGTATACGAGTAGATCCCCCGACAAGTATAACTTTGTCGATATCAGCAGGAGTTAAACCGGCATCTTGAAGTGCTTGACGCGTCGGTCCCATTGTACGTTCTACCAGGTGCGCGGAGAGTTCGTCAAATTTAGCACGCGTCAAGGTCATTTCCAAATGAAGAGGTCCTGATTCTCCTGCTGTAATGAACGGCAAAGAGATTTGTGTCGTCGTTACACCGGAAAGATCTTTTTTCGCTTTTTCGGCAGCATCTTTTAAACGTTGCATAGCCATTTTGTCTTTTGACAAATCAATTCCGTTTTCTTTTTTGAATTCTTCCACTAAGTAGTCAATAATCACTTGGTCAAAATCATCGCCGCCAAGATGGTTATCTCCGGCAGTAGCGCGCACTTCAAACACGCCGTCGCCCAATTCAAGAATGGAGACGTCAAACGTTCCTCCACCAAGGTCGTATACTAAAATTGTTTGATCATCTTCCATTTTGTCTAATCCATAAGCAAGAGCAGCCGCAGTTGGTTCGTTGATGATCCGTTCGACTTCCAAACCGGCAATTTTACCGGCATCTTTTGTGGCTTGACGTTGTGCGTCATTAAAATAAGCAGGTACAGTAATAACCGCTTTATCTACTTTTTCTCCCAAATAGTCTTCTGCATAAGATTTTAAGTATTGTAAAATCATTGCAGAAATTTCTTGTGGAGTATATTGTTTTCCTTCAATTTCCACTTTATAGTCCGTTCCCATATGACGTTTAATGGAAATAATGGTATTCGGGTTGGTAATGGCTTGACGTTTTGCCACTTCCCCTACTTGTCTTTCCCCATTTTTAAAGGCTACAACCGAAG of the Bacillus smithii genome contains:
- the dnaJ gene encoding molecular chaperone DnaJ, coding for MSKRDYYEVLGVSKNASKDEIKRAYRKLSKKYHPDINKEPGAEEKFKEVKEAYEVLSDDQKRARYDQFGHEDPSQNQGFGGGFSGFDGFGGFEDIFNTFFGGGGSRRRNPNAPRAGADLQYSMSISFEEAVFGKETDIQIPKEETCDTCGGSGAKPGTKPETCPHCHGTGQISTEQNTPFGRIVNRRVCTHCDGTGQIIREKCSTCGGTGKVRKRRRIHIKIPAGIDDGQQLRVAGQGEPGVNGGPPGDLYIVFHVKPHEFFERDGDDIYCEMPLTFAQAALGDEIEVPTLHGKVKLKIPAGTQTGTKFRLRGKGAPNVHGYGVGDQHIIVKVVTPTKLTEKQKQLLREFAEIGGSIPDEQHESLFDKVKRAIKRD
- the dnaK gene encoding molecular chaperone DnaK; translation: MSKIIGIDLGTTNSCVAVLEGGEPKVIPNPEGNRTTPSVVAFKNGERQVGEVAKRQAITNPNTIISIKRHMGTDYKVEIEGKQYTPQEISAMILQYLKSYAEDYLGEKVDKAVITVPAYFNDAQRQATKDAGKIAGLEVERIINEPTAAALAYGLDKMEDDQTILVYDLGGGTFDVSILELGDGVFEVRATAGDNHLGGDDFDQVIIDYLVEEFKKENGIDLSKDKMAMQRLKDAAEKAKKDLSGVTTTQISLPFITAGESGPLHLEMTLTRAKFDELSAHLVERTMGPTRQALQDAGLTPADIDKVILVGGSTRIPAVQEAIRKEIGKEPHKGVNPDEVVAMGAAIQGGVLTGDVRDVVLLDVTPLSLGIETMGGVFTKLIERNTTIPTSKSQIFSTAADNQTAVDIHVLQGERPMAADNKTLGRFQLTDIPPAPRGVPQIEVTFDIDKNGIVNVSAKDLGTGKEQKITIKSSSGLSEEEIQRMVKEAEENAEADRKRKEEAELRNEADQLVFTVDKTLKELEGKVDAGEVKKAEEARDALKAAIEKNNLEEIRQKKEALQEIVQNLSIKLYENAAQQAQSQQGNDSKKKDDNVVDAEFEEMNDDKK